From one Eucalyptus grandis isolate ANBG69807.140 chromosome 9, ASM1654582v1, whole genome shotgun sequence genomic stretch:
- the LOC104418446 gene encoding putative calcium-transporting ATPase 7, plasma membrane-type isoform X2: MESYLNENFEVKPKHSSEEVLERWRKLCGVVKNPKRRFRFTANLSKRYEAAAMRRTNQEKLRIAVLVSKAAIQFIQGVSPSDYVVPGEVKGAGFQICADELGSIVEGHDIKKLKFHGGVDGIVEKISTSTTNGLTTDSELLNRRQEIFGINVFAESEPKSFWVFVWEALQDMTLMILGVCAFVSLIVGLAMEGWPHGAHDGLGIVASILLVVFVTATSDYRQSLQFRDLDNEKKKITIQVTRNGYRQKMSIYDLLTGDIVHLSIGDQVPTDGLFVSGFSVLIDESSLTGESEPVMVSAENPFMLSGTKIRDGTCKMLVTTTGMRTQWGKLMETLTEGGDDETPLQVKLNGVATIIGKIGLFFAVVTFAVLMQGLLSRKWQAGTYLWWSGDDALGMLEYFAVAVTIVVVAVPEGLPLAVTLSLAFAMKKMMNDKALVRHLAACETMGSATSICSDKTGTLTTNHMTVVKSCICTNVKEITKPNKASSLRSEIPDNVLKLLLQSIFNNTGGEVVVNKDGKTEILGTPTDTALLEFGLSLGGDFLAEREATKLIKVEPFNSTKKRMGVVLQLPEGGLRAHTKGASEIVLAACDKFLNTKGEVVPLDEESINHLNVTINQFASEALRTLCLTFMELDKGPDFREKSQEELLELIPKIQVMARSSPLDKHTLVKHLRTTFEEVVAVTGDGTNDAPALHEADIGLAMGIAGTEVAKESADVVILDDNFSTIVTVAKWGRSVYINIQKFVQFQLTVNVVALVVNFSSACLMGSAPLTAVQLLWVNMIMDTLGALALATEPPNNELMKRRPVGRKGNFISNVMWRNILGQSLYQFLVIWNLQAKGKAMFGLDGPDADLILNTLIFNSFVFCQIFNEISSRDMEEIDVFKGILDNYVFVAVLSCTAIFQVIIIEFLGTFASTSPLTFSQWLLSIIIGFLGMPISAGFKMIPV, encoded by the exons ATGGAGAGCTATTTGAATGAGAACTTTGAGGTGAAGCCAAAGCATTCGTCGGAGGAGGTGTTGGAGAGATGGCGGAAACTGTGCGGTGTAGTGAAGAACCCAAAGCGCCGATTCCGGTTCACTGCAAATCTATCAAAGCGCTACGAGGCTGCTGCGATGCGTCGCACCAATCAG GAGAAACTGAGGATCGCAGTGCTAGTCTCAAAGGCCGCAATTCAATTCATACAAG GTGTTTCGCCGAGTGACTACGTTGTCCCTGGGGAAGTGAAAGGTGCCGGCTTTCAGATTTGTGCCGATGAGTTAGGATCAATAGTGGAGGGTCATGATATAAAGAAGTTGAAATTCCACGGCGGAGTAGATGGTATTGTTGAAAAGATCTCAACTTCGACCACCAATGGACTTACAACTGATAGTGAGTTGCTCAACCGAAGACAAGAAATCTTCGGAATCAACGTGTTTGCTGAGAGCGAACCTAAGAGTTTCTGGGTTTTTGTTTGGGAAGCTCTACAAGACATGACTCTAATGATATTAGGAGTCTGTGCGTTTGTATCTTTGATAGTTGGTCTTGCAATGGAGGGGTGGCCACATGGAGCGCATGATGGACTGGGAATTGTGGCAAGCATTTTATTGGTTGTTTTCGTCACCGCTACGAGCGATTATCGTCAATCCTTGCAGTTTAGGGATTTGgacaatgagaaaaagaaaataactatcCAAGTCACTCGGAATGGGTATAGGCAGAAAATGTCTATTTATGATCTACTCACTGGTGATATTGTGCACCTCTCCATAGGAGATCAAGTTCCGACTGACGGGCTTTTCGTTTCCGGTTTTTCTGTATTAATTGATGAATCAAGTTTGACCGGTGAAAGTGAGCCTGTTATGGTGAGTGCAGAGAATCCTTTTATGCTTTCTGGAACAAAGATTAGAGATGGCACCTGCAAGATGCTAGTGACCACCACTGGAATGAGAACGCAGTGGGGCAAGCTAATGGAGACTCTTACTGAAGGAGGAGATGATGAAACTCCATTACAAGTAAAGCTGAATGGAGTCGCGACAATTATCGGGAAAATTGGACTCTTCTTTGCCGTGGTGACTTTTGCAGTTTTGATGCAGGGATTGTTGAGTCGAAAGTGGCAGGCGGGGACTTATTTGTGGTGGTCTGGGGATGATGCATTGGGAATGCTAGAATATTTTGCTGTTGCTGTGACAATCGTGGTGGTTGCCGTTCCTGAGGGATTGCCATTGGCCGTGACATTGAGCCTGGCTTTTGccatgaagaagatgatgaatgaCAAAGCGCTCGTTCGCCACTTGGCAGCTTGCGAGACCATGGGCTCCGCCACGAGCATTTGCAGTGATAAAACTGGTACGCTCACCACTAACCACATGACGGTCGTGAAGTCGTGCATATGCACAAATGTAAAAGAGATAACTAAGCCAAATAAAGCATCCAGCCTGCGCTCTGAGATTCCAGACAACGTCTTGAAGCTTCTGTTGCAGTCCATATTCAATAATACAGGAGGAGAAGTAGTAGTGAACAAAGATGGTAAAACCGAGATACTCGGAACTCCCACCGATACTGCATTGTTGGAGTTCGGCTTATCTTTGGGTGGAGACTTCCTAGCGGAGCGAGAAGCCACGAAGCTCATCAAGGTGGAGCCCTTCAACTCCACCAAGAAAAGAATGGGAGTGGTGCTCCAGCTCCCTGAGGGAGGTCTACGAGCACATACGAAAGGCGCCTCGGAAATCGTATTGGCTGCTTGCGACAAATTCCTTAATACGAAAGGCGAAGTCGTTCCTCTTGATGAAGAATCAATTAACCATCTCAATGTTACGATTAACCAATTTGCCAGTGAAGCGCTGCGTACTTTATGTCTTACCTTTATGGAATTAGATA AAGGTCCAGATTTTCGAGAGAAGAGTCAGGAGGAATTACTCGAACTAATACCTAAGATCCAA gTGATGGCTCGATCTTCCCCGCTAGACAAGCACACTCTAGTAAAGCACTTGCGGACCACATTTGAAGAAGTCGTAGCGGTAACTGGTGATGGAACGAATGATGCCCCAGCTCTACATGAGGCAGATATTGGACTTGCAATGGGCATAGCAGGAACTGAG GTCGCTAAAGAAAGTGCTGACGTTGTAATCCTGGATGACAATTTTTCCACAATAGTGACAGTAGCTAAATGGGGGCGTTCTGTATATATCAACATTCAAAAGTTCGTGCAGTTCCAATTGACAGTTAATGTGGTTGCTCTAGTTGTCAACTTTTCTTCGGCTTGCTTGATGG GGAGTGCTCCACTCACTGCTGTTCAGCTTCTCTGGGTGAACATGATTATGGATACATTAGGGGCACTTGCGCTCGCGACGGAGCCACCTAACAATGAATTAATGAAACGTCGACCAGTTGGAAGAAAGGGGAATTTCATAAGCAATGTCATGTGGAGGAACATTTTAGGACAATCTCTATATCAGTTCCTGGTTATTTGGAATCTCCAGGCAAAAGGGAAAGCTATGTTTGGTCTCGATGGCCCAGATGCAGACCTTATTCTGAATACactcatattcaactcatttGTTTTCTGTCAG ATCTTCAATGAAATAAGCTCGAGGGACATGGAAGAAATAGATGTTTTCAAAGGAATATTAGATAATTATGTGTTTGTGGCTGTTTTGAGCTGCACTGCAATCTTCCAAGTCATTATCATCGAGTTCTTGGGCACATTTGCAAGCACGTCGCCTCTCACCTTCTCTCAGTGGCTTCTTAGTATAATCATCGGATTTCTAGGAATGCCGATATCTGCTGGTTTTAAGATGATCCCGGTATAA
- the LOC104418446 gene encoding calcium-transporting ATPase 2, plasma membrane-type isoform X1 — MESYLNENFEVKPKHSSEEVLERWRKLCGVVKNPKRRFRFTANLSKRYEAAAMRRTNQEKLRIAVLVSKAAIQFIQGVSPSDYVVPGEVKGAGFQICADELGSIVEGHDIKKLKFHGGVDGIVEKISTSTTNGLTTDSELLNRRQEIFGINVFAESEPKSFWVFVWEALQDMTLMILGVCAFVSLIVGLAMEGWPHGAHDGLGIVASILLVVFVTATSDYRQSLQFRDLDNEKKKITIQVTRNGYRQKMSIYDLLTGDIVHLSIGDQVPTDGLFVSGFSVLIDESSLTGESEPVMVSAENPFMLSGTKIRDGTCKMLVTTTGMRTQWGKLMETLTEGGDDETPLQVKLNGVATIIGKIGLFFAVVTFAVLMQGLLSRKWQAGTYLWWSGDDALGMLEYFAVAVTIVVVAVPEGLPLAVTLSLAFAMKKMMNDKALVRHLAACETMGSATSICSDKTGTLTTNHMTVVKSCICTNVKEITKPNKASSLRSEIPDNVLKLLLQSIFNNTGGEVVVNKDGKTEILGTPTDTALLEFGLSLGGDFLAEREATKLIKVEPFNSTKKRMGVVLQLPEGGLRAHTKGASEIVLAACDKFLNTKGEVVPLDEESINHLNVTINQFASEALRTLCLTFMELDSGFSGEDPIPTSGYTCIGIVGIKDPVRPGVKESVAICRAAGITVRMVTGDNINTAKAIARECGILTEDGLAIEGPDFREKSQEELLELIPKIQVMARSSPLDKHTLVKHLRTTFEEVVAVTGDGTNDAPALHEADIGLAMGIAGTEVAKESADVVILDDNFSTIVTVAKWGRSVYINIQKFVQFQLTVNVVALVVNFSSACLMGSAPLTAVQLLWVNMIMDTLGALALATEPPNNELMKRRPVGRKGNFISNVMWRNILGQSLYQFLVIWNLQAKGKAMFGLDGPDADLILNTLIFNSFVFCQIFNEISSRDMEEIDVFKGILDNYVFVAVLSCTAIFQVIIIEFLGTFASTSPLTFSQWLLSIIIGFLGMPISAGFKMIPV; from the exons ATGGAGAGCTATTTGAATGAGAACTTTGAGGTGAAGCCAAAGCATTCGTCGGAGGAGGTGTTGGAGAGATGGCGGAAACTGTGCGGTGTAGTGAAGAACCCAAAGCGCCGATTCCGGTTCACTGCAAATCTATCAAAGCGCTACGAGGCTGCTGCGATGCGTCGCACCAATCAG GAGAAACTGAGGATCGCAGTGCTAGTCTCAAAGGCCGCAATTCAATTCATACAAG GTGTTTCGCCGAGTGACTACGTTGTCCCTGGGGAAGTGAAAGGTGCCGGCTTTCAGATTTGTGCCGATGAGTTAGGATCAATAGTGGAGGGTCATGATATAAAGAAGTTGAAATTCCACGGCGGAGTAGATGGTATTGTTGAAAAGATCTCAACTTCGACCACCAATGGACTTACAACTGATAGTGAGTTGCTCAACCGAAGACAAGAAATCTTCGGAATCAACGTGTTTGCTGAGAGCGAACCTAAGAGTTTCTGGGTTTTTGTTTGGGAAGCTCTACAAGACATGACTCTAATGATATTAGGAGTCTGTGCGTTTGTATCTTTGATAGTTGGTCTTGCAATGGAGGGGTGGCCACATGGAGCGCATGATGGACTGGGAATTGTGGCAAGCATTTTATTGGTTGTTTTCGTCACCGCTACGAGCGATTATCGTCAATCCTTGCAGTTTAGGGATTTGgacaatgagaaaaagaaaataactatcCAAGTCACTCGGAATGGGTATAGGCAGAAAATGTCTATTTATGATCTACTCACTGGTGATATTGTGCACCTCTCCATAGGAGATCAAGTTCCGACTGACGGGCTTTTCGTTTCCGGTTTTTCTGTATTAATTGATGAATCAAGTTTGACCGGTGAAAGTGAGCCTGTTATGGTGAGTGCAGAGAATCCTTTTATGCTTTCTGGAACAAAGATTAGAGATGGCACCTGCAAGATGCTAGTGACCACCACTGGAATGAGAACGCAGTGGGGCAAGCTAATGGAGACTCTTACTGAAGGAGGAGATGATGAAACTCCATTACAAGTAAAGCTGAATGGAGTCGCGACAATTATCGGGAAAATTGGACTCTTCTTTGCCGTGGTGACTTTTGCAGTTTTGATGCAGGGATTGTTGAGTCGAAAGTGGCAGGCGGGGACTTATTTGTGGTGGTCTGGGGATGATGCATTGGGAATGCTAGAATATTTTGCTGTTGCTGTGACAATCGTGGTGGTTGCCGTTCCTGAGGGATTGCCATTGGCCGTGACATTGAGCCTGGCTTTTGccatgaagaagatgatgaatgaCAAAGCGCTCGTTCGCCACTTGGCAGCTTGCGAGACCATGGGCTCCGCCACGAGCATTTGCAGTGATAAAACTGGTACGCTCACCACTAACCACATGACGGTCGTGAAGTCGTGCATATGCACAAATGTAAAAGAGATAACTAAGCCAAATAAAGCATCCAGCCTGCGCTCTGAGATTCCAGACAACGTCTTGAAGCTTCTGTTGCAGTCCATATTCAATAATACAGGAGGAGAAGTAGTAGTGAACAAAGATGGTAAAACCGAGATACTCGGAACTCCCACCGATACTGCATTGTTGGAGTTCGGCTTATCTTTGGGTGGAGACTTCCTAGCGGAGCGAGAAGCCACGAAGCTCATCAAGGTGGAGCCCTTCAACTCCACCAAGAAAAGAATGGGAGTGGTGCTCCAGCTCCCTGAGGGAGGTCTACGAGCACATACGAAAGGCGCCTCGGAAATCGTATTGGCTGCTTGCGACAAATTCCTTAATACGAAAGGCGAAGTCGTTCCTCTTGATGAAGAATCAATTAACCATCTCAATGTTACGATTAACCAATTTGCCAGTGAAGCGCTGCGTACTTTATGTCTTACCTTTATGGAATTAGATAGTGGGTTCTCAGGTGAAGATCCAATTCCAACTTCAGGGTATACTTGCATTGGAATTGTTGGCATTAAAGATCCTGTTCGCCCGGGTGTAAAAGAGTCTGTCGCAATCTGTCGTGCTGCTGGTATCACGGTGAGAATGGTCACCGGAGACAACATTAACACTGCCAAGGCAATTGCAAGGGAATGCGGTATACTTACTGAGGATGGTCTAGCAATAGAAGGTCCAGATTTTCGAGAGAAGAGTCAGGAGGAATTACTCGAACTAATACCTAAGATCCAA gTGATGGCTCGATCTTCCCCGCTAGACAAGCACACTCTAGTAAAGCACTTGCGGACCACATTTGAAGAAGTCGTAGCGGTAACTGGTGATGGAACGAATGATGCCCCAGCTCTACATGAGGCAGATATTGGACTTGCAATGGGCATAGCAGGAACTGAG GTCGCTAAAGAAAGTGCTGACGTTGTAATCCTGGATGACAATTTTTCCACAATAGTGACAGTAGCTAAATGGGGGCGTTCTGTATATATCAACATTCAAAAGTTCGTGCAGTTCCAATTGACAGTTAATGTGGTTGCTCTAGTTGTCAACTTTTCTTCGGCTTGCTTGATGG GGAGTGCTCCACTCACTGCTGTTCAGCTTCTCTGGGTGAACATGATTATGGATACATTAGGGGCACTTGCGCTCGCGACGGAGCCACCTAACAATGAATTAATGAAACGTCGACCAGTTGGAAGAAAGGGGAATTTCATAAGCAATGTCATGTGGAGGAACATTTTAGGACAATCTCTATATCAGTTCCTGGTTATTTGGAATCTCCAGGCAAAAGGGAAAGCTATGTTTGGTCTCGATGGCCCAGATGCAGACCTTATTCTGAATACactcatattcaactcatttGTTTTCTGTCAG ATCTTCAATGAAATAAGCTCGAGGGACATGGAAGAAATAGATGTTTTCAAAGGAATATTAGATAATTATGTGTTTGTGGCTGTTTTGAGCTGCACTGCAATCTTCCAAGTCATTATCATCGAGTTCTTGGGCACATTTGCAAGCACGTCGCCTCTCACCTTCTCTCAGTGGCTTCTTAGTATAATCATCGGATTTCTAGGAATGCCGATATCTGCTGGTTTTAAGATGATCCCGGTATAA